The DNA segment AGAGCTATGCCTATTTCAGACACATCATTAGGAACGTCAAGTAATTTTAACATCATTGCTGATGCTTACGATGGAAATAGTAGTTACAGCACTATCATAAATAACGAGGCTGTGTCTTATACTAATAATATGTGGAAAACAACTGTGTCTCACTATTGGCCTGGAGTTGCAACTAAAACAGTTAGCTTCTATGCATACTACCCTACCAGTATTTCCAGTAGTATTACTCATATTGCAGGATCTGCGCCTGCTTTATCATATACAGTTCCTAATGATGGTACCAACCAGATTGATATAATTACGGCTACAGGAAACAAGATTAGTGGAAATACTAATGCATCTACACCTTTAGCATTTAATCATATCTTTGCAGCTGTAAAGTTTGCTGTAGGAACTAATGGGCTGCCTAGTGGAACTGTAAAATCAATAACGATAAGTGGAATAAACAATTCAGGCACATATACTTTTGGCAGTGGATGGACTTTAGGTTCAACAACATCATCATTTACAGTCTCACCATCTACTGTAATAACAGGTTCGGCTGGAGCAAATATTACATCTGATGCTTTTACTATGATGATGATCCCACAAACTTTCAGCAATGCAACCGTTACATTGGTCTATAGCAATGGAACTACATTTTCTACTACAATCTCCGGTACATGGAATGCTGGCAGTTTTTATACTTATAATCTGTCTAAAACAGTTGCTTTTAATTACAATTATACTGGCGCTGTACAGACATTCACAGCACCTTATGCGGGTACATATAAACTTGAAGTTTATGGAGCCCAAGGTGGAGATCAAACATATGGTCATGGAGGAAAAGGCGGTAAGTCTACTGGATATATACATTTATGTAGTAAAGATAATATATATATATGCATTGGTGGACAAGGTATGCAAAATATATCTGATGTTGCAGTTGATCTGAATAGTGGAGGATACAATGGGGGTGGTGGACTAAATACTGCAAAATATGGTTCGACAGGAGGTGGAGCTACGCATATAGCAATTACAAATCGTGGTACTTTAACAAATTATCTGTCATATCAAAATGAGATTGTAATTGTTGCTGGAGGAGGTGGCGGTGCTAGTTATTGGCCTAATGCTTATAATACAATAGATGGTATTGCAATGCCTATTAATAGTTGTTACGATGGAGGATACGGCGGTGGAACAATTGGAGGAAGCTCAAATGGTACATCATCAAACCAAAATGGAATTTTATCTTATTCGGGAGGAACGCAGACAGAACCAGGTAATGGCTTTATACTTTCAAATAGTATTGGAGGATTCGGATATGGTGGAAAAGCTCATGGAGGTGGATGCTGTGGAGGCGGAGGCGGAAGTGGCTGGTATGGTGGTATGGGAGGCTATGATAATAGTGCTGGATCGGGAGGATCTGGATATATAAATACCAATTACATAACAAACGGGATAATGGAAAATAATATTTGTTCCGGTAATGGTTATGCAAGAATAACATTTGTTTCTGCAAATTAATTACTGATTTCTTTACGTTTCTCTTCTCTCGCGGAGAGAAGAGACATAGGAAAAGGAATCGGATATGTCTAGGAAATTTGAAAGGAATAAGTATATAGACTTATTATGCTCTTTATGTTTATTACTAATAATCAGTTTGTGCATCTGTTCTTGCACAAGTGAAAATAGTATTTTTGATAATGACAATACTAAATTATTAAACTTCTCTGTATCGATACCTGAATGGAAAAATAATGACAGTACTTCAAATCTGAATACAAGGGCTACACCTATATCAGGTTCATCATTTGATAAAGCAAGTAGTTTTAATATTATTGCTGATGCTTATGACGGAACAAAGAGCTACAGCACTATCATAAATAATGAGGTTGTATCTTTCACTAATAACATATGGCAGACAGCTACTCCTCATTATTGGCCTGGAACTGCAAATAAGACTCTTAACTTCTATGCTTACTACCCTAATAGTATTTCCAGCAGTATTACTCATACTGCTGGATCTGCACCAACTTTATCATACACTGTCCCAAATGATGCAGTCAATCAGATTGATATAATGACTGCTAACGGTAATAATGTTAGTGGTAATATAAACTCTTCTACACCATTAAGTTTTAGTCATATTTTTGCTGCTGTCAAATTCTCGGTTGGAACGAGTGGACTACCTAGTGGAACGGTGAAATCAATAACTATAAGTGGTATAAATAATTCGGGTAAATATACTTTTGGTAGTGGATGGACTTTAGGATCATCAACATCACCATTTACTGTTTCACCATCTACTGTTATTACAGGAGCTGCGGGAGCAAATATTACATCTGATGCTTTTACTATGATGATGATTCCTCAAACTTTTAGTAATGCTACTGTTACATTGGTTTATAGCAATGGAACAACATTCTCAACTACAATATCTGGTACATGGAATGCAGGTGGCTCTTATACTTATAATTTGTCTAAAACTATAATTTATAATTATGATTATACAGGTGCATCACAGACTTTTACAGCACCTTATACAGGTACATATAAATTTGAAGCTTGGGGAGCTGGTATTACAACATGTAATATTGGTAGCTATACTAGTGGATTGATTTCATTAAATAAAAACCAAATAATATATGTTTACGTTGGACAGTCTGGTATTACTGGAATAATAACAGCAAATCCATCATGGAATGGTGGCGGAGCTGTAACATCTGGATGCAGTGATGGAAATAATTACTCAGGAGGTGGGGCTACAGATTTTAGACTAATTAGTGGAAATTGGGATGATTTTAATTCTTTAAAATCGCGTATAATGGTTGCTGGTGGAGGCGGAGGTGTTGTTAGTGCTTATGATAGGCTTGGTTTTGCTGGTGGATTAGAATCAATAGATTCTCGACATTTATTTTATGATCAGGAATTTATCGCTTTAAAAGTGACTCAAACAAGTGGTTATCAATTCGGGATAGGTGCTGCTGGAGATAGAACAGGTGGTGGAGGTGGATATTACGGAGGAAACACAACTAGCCAAATTTTAAACACAACAAGAACGGAACATTGTGCTTCGACAGGTGGATCCTCGTTTATATCAGGTTATTCTGGTTGTAATGCAATATCAGGATCATCAACATCTGATAATATTACACACACAGGATCACCTAATCATTATTCAGGATATGTTTTTACCAATTCACAAATGATTGCAGGTAACGCTTCAATGCCTTCACCTTCAGGTGGAACAGAAATAGGACATGCAGGCAATGGTTATGCAAGAATAACATTCGTTTCTGCTAATTAATTGCTGATTCTTTTTTGTTTCTCTTCTCTCGCGGAGAGAAGAGACATAGGAAAAGGAATCGGATATGTCTAGGAAATTTGATAATAATAAGTGTACAGACTCATTATACTCTTTATATTTATTACTAATAGTCTGTTTGTGCATCTGTTCTTGCACTAGTGAAAATAATATTTTTGATAATGATAATACTAAATTATTGAACTTCTCTGTATCTGTACCTGAATGGAAAAATAATGACAGTTCTTCTGATTTGAATACGAGAGCTATGCCTGTCTCTGGTTCATCATTAGATAAAGCAAGTAGTTTTAATTTGATTGCAGATGTTTATGATGGAACAAAAAACTACAGCACTATCATAAAAGACGAGACTGTATCTTATACTAATAATATGTGGAAGACAGTTGCTTCTCACTATTGGCCTGGAGTTGCAACTAAAACAGTTAGCTTCTATGCATACTATCCTACCAGTATTTCTAGTAGTATTACGCATACAGCAGGATCTGCTCCTAGTTTATCATATACAGTACAAAGTGATGCCGCAAACCAAATTGATATAATGACTGCTACAGGAAACAAGATTAGTGGAAATACTAATTCATCTACACCTTTAGCATTTAATCATATATTTGCAGCTGTAAAGTTTGCTGTAGGAACTAATGGGCTGCCTAGTGGAACTGTAAAATCAATAACGATAAGTGGAATAAACAATTCAGGCACATATACTTTTAGCAGTGGATGGACTTTAGGTTCAACAACAACATCATTTACAGTCTCACCATCTACTGTAATTACAGGTTCGGCTGGAGCAAATATTACATCTGATGCTTTTACTATGATGATGATTCCTCAAACGTTCAGCAATGCAAGTGTTACATTGCTATATAATAATGGGACTACATTCTCTACTACGATATCAGGTGCATGGAATGCTGGCAGTTCTTATACTTATAATCTGTCTAAAACGATTGTTTCCTCTTTTGGATATACAGGTAGTGCCCAAATCTTTACTGCGCCTTATGCAGGTACATATAAACTTGAAGTATGGGGAGCTGCCGGTGGAGCTGGATGGGCTGATGGAATAAAAGCATATGGTGGATATAGTTATGGAAATATCAAATTAAATACAGGCCAACTTTTATACGTTTTTGTCGGACAATATCAAGATGGACCTGTATCACCATCACCATTTGGTTGTTATAACGGAGGAGGATTAGGTCAGGCTCCTGGTGGTGGAGCAACCCATATTGCGACTACGAGTAGAGGTGAATTAAAAAATTACGCTTCGTATCAAAATGAAGTTCTAATTGTTGCCGGAGGTGGTGGTGGAGTTGAATGGGGTGGCAACGGAGGAAGTGGAGGAGGTATTTCCGGCAGTTCTGGAAAATCAGAAGTAAGTGGTCAACCCGTATCTGCATCTGCCCCAGGTGGAAGCCAGACATCAGGAGGAACTTCTGTTGCACCTGATTTATCCGTATGGAATGGAACAAACACATTAATTAATGCCAGTTTTGGACAGGGTGGATGCGGTTATACAAGTACATCTGATTACGGTGCAGGTGGTGGAGGAGGATGGTATGGCGGAGGCGGTACCTCCTACTCTGGTGCTGCAGGCGGTGGTTCTGGACATTTGGGAGCTAGTTTAATTAGTGGTACGACTGGCATGACTAATGGAATATGCTCAGATGCTGGACATGCTACCATAACTTATATTTCTGCTAATTAGCATACCTTATTATATTAGTCATTGTGAGTAGCATATAAATCAAAGAATAAGACAACAGCCAATTTAAGTGTAATGAGGCATAGTAGAGTTAAATTTAATAAACATCTAATATTAATATTGGATAAAATAGTTATATTTGCAATCATAAATTTAAAATAGATATTAATGAAAAAATTATTATTATCCCTAATTTTGCTGTTAGCATGTCAAATTTCTTTTGGTAAAAGTCTTAATGACATTACAGACCAATACAAAACAGTAGAAAATGCCCAATTTATGATGGTACCACAAAGCATGGTAAAAATGTTGGTTGGACAAATGCTAAACCAAAAAGAAATAGCCGACAAAGTAAA comes from the Xylanibacter oryzae DSM 17970 genome and includes:
- a CDS encoding fimbrillin family protein, with amino-acid sequence MSRKFDNNKCTDSLYSLYLLLIVCLCICSCTSENNIFDNDNTKLLNFSVSVPEWKNNDSSSDLNTRAMPVSGSSLDKASSFNLIADVYDGTKNYSTIIKDETVSYTNNMWKTVASHYWPGVATKTVSFYAYYPTSISSSITHTAGSAPSLSYTVQSDAANQIDIMTATGNKISGNTNSSTPLAFNHIFAAVKFAVGTNGLPSGTVKSITISGINNSGTYTFSSGWTLGSTTTSFTVSPSTVITGSAGANITSDAFTMMMIPQTFSNASVTLLYNNGTTFSTTISGAWNAGSSYTYNLSKTIVSSFGYTGSAQIFTAPYAGTYKLEVWGAAGGAGWADGIKAYGGYSYGNIKLNTGQLLYVFVGQYQDGPVSPSPFGCYNGGGLGQAPGGGATHIATTSRGELKNYASYQNEVLIVAGGGGGVEWGGNGGSGGGISGSSGKSEVSGQPVSASAPGGSQTSGGTSVAPDLSVWNGTNTLINASFGQGGCGYTSTSDYGAGGGGGWYGGGGTSYSGAAGGGSGHLGASLISGTTGMTNGICSDAGHATITYISAN
- a CDS encoding fimbrillin family protein, whose product is MFRKVDNNKCTDSLCSLYLLLIVILCICSCTSENNIFDNDNSKLLNFSVSVPEWKNNNNTSYLNTRAMPISDTSLGTSSNFNIIADAYDGNSSYSTIINNEAVSYTNNMWKTTVSHYWPGVATKTVSFYAYYPTSISSSITHIAGSAPALSYTVPNDGTNQIDIITATGNKISGNTNASTPLAFNHIFAAVKFAVGTNGLPSGTVKSITISGINNSGTYTFGSGWTLGSTTSSFTVSPSTVITGSAGANITSDAFTMMMIPQTFSNATVTLVYSNGTTFSTTISGTWNAGSFYTYNLSKTVAFNYNYTGAVQTFTAPYAGTYKLEVYGAQGGDQTYGHGGKGGKSTGYIHLCSKDNIYICIGGQGMQNISDVAVDLNSGGYNGGGGLNTAKYGSTGGGATHIAITNRGTLTNYLSYQNEIVIVAGGGGGASYWPNAYNTIDGIAMPINSCYDGGYGGGTIGGSSNGTSSNQNGILSYSGGTQTEPGNGFILSNSIGGFGYGGKAHGGGCCGGGGGSGWYGGMGGYDNSAGSGGSGYINTNYITNGIMENNICSGNGYARITFVSAN
- a CDS encoding fimbrillin family protein, encoding MSRKFERNKYIDLLCSLCLLLIISLCICSCTSENSIFDNDNTKLLNFSVSIPEWKNNDSTSNLNTRATPISGSSFDKASSFNIIADAYDGTKSYSTIINNEVVSFTNNIWQTATPHYWPGTANKTLNFYAYYPNSISSSITHTAGSAPTLSYTVPNDAVNQIDIMTANGNNVSGNINSSTPLSFSHIFAAVKFSVGTSGLPSGTVKSITISGINNSGKYTFGSGWTLGSSTSPFTVSPSTVITGAAGANITSDAFTMMMIPQTFSNATVTLVYSNGTTFSTTISGTWNAGGSYTYNLSKTIIYNYDYTGASQTFTAPYTGTYKFEAWGAGITTCNIGSYTSGLISLNKNQIIYVYVGQSGITGIITANPSWNGGGAVTSGCSDGNNYSGGGATDFRLISGNWDDFNSLKSRIMVAGGGGGVVSAYDRLGFAGGLESIDSRHLFYDQEFIALKVTQTSGYQFGIGAAGDRTGGGGGYYGGNTTSQILNTTRTEHCASTGGSSFISGYSGCNAISGSSTSDNITHTGSPNHYSGYVFTNSQMIAGNASMPSPSGGTEIGHAGNGYARITFVSAN